From Zhongshania aliphaticivorans, one genomic window encodes:
- a CDS encoding TonB-dependent receptor, protein MTIKFTVSDLALKPIILAIGLANAAIAAPVLEEVVVTAQKRTESLQDVPGAVSALSADDLQESGFRDISDVSALVPSLYILTTEQPMSTAVRIRGIGNAANVPTFEPAVALYIDGAFRSRSGVGLGDIVDVQAIEVLKGPQSTLYGKNASAGLIAVSSAPPSRELETMVEFTYASDNLHQLKGYVSGPLTEKMAGRLSASTTRRGNLTENLSGPDSGNLNDIALRGQLQYDFSDRWSARLIAGWLERDMNAMAADMYYSAKTREMISEAGYDISNNDPLDHVVEHNLKPLIVQDSSDIILNVQYGGDGYSFTSISSFDTYDSEKYMYNVELMPINIASNFDKHAGDSISQEFRIASEGSDSLRWMTGVYYYYNDFQRGDWDQPFLRMEDQVEEYGTIVAKYFVAAALPVPLPLPVGSPAQVPILGVDGDEAFYRAEQQTTSYGVFAQADFDLSEKWNLSLGLRYSEEEKDGYIATYNTAANGCSAPFDTNPVCSVAPNVDPYGSTQSWSATTGKTSLSYFASPDIMLYLTYSTGFKAGGFNLESGTVPPELRDFDSEEVQNFEFGWKAEFWDQRARLNGALFHTIYDGQQNASFVGLSFVVNSADQVIMDGAEVEGLLLLSDRFTLSISATALDVVYKSYDGGQCYYGREPDNEYAQCDLSGEKLPFTPSLAGNAALRYTQPLFSGDLYSRLAYRYQGSTHYIPDLDPRHEEPAYGVFDARLGWRSANVDVALWVKNLTDEQYASAIGPATFHAVLDANVGSPEGSYQTFLGDPRSVGMTLRLNY, encoded by the coding sequence ATGACAATAAAATTCACCGTGAGTGATTTGGCTCTTAAACCGATTATCCTCGCCATTGGCTTGGCTAATGCGGCAATTGCCGCACCAGTACTCGAAGAGGTGGTGGTTACGGCCCAAAAGCGCACAGAAAGTCTTCAGGATGTGCCGGGCGCTGTTTCGGCACTCTCAGCCGATGATTTGCAAGAGTCTGGATTTCGCGATATTAGCGATGTCTCTGCTCTGGTCCCCTCACTGTATATCTTAACTACCGAGCAGCCAATGAGTACCGCAGTGCGCATACGCGGTATTGGTAACGCGGCCAATGTTCCCACCTTTGAGCCTGCAGTAGCACTGTATATTGATGGTGCATTTCGCTCGCGGTCGGGGGTGGGCCTAGGGGATATTGTTGACGTGCAAGCGATCGAGGTATTGAAGGGACCGCAGAGTACCTTGTACGGTAAAAATGCGTCTGCCGGTTTGATTGCAGTATCGTCAGCGCCGCCAAGCCGCGAGTTAGAAACCATGGTGGAATTCACTTATGCCAGCGACAACTTACATCAGCTTAAGGGCTATGTTAGCGGACCCCTCACCGAAAAAATGGCAGGCCGTTTAAGTGCCAGTACCACTCGGCGCGGTAATCTGACCGAAAACCTCAGTGGCCCAGACAGCGGTAATCTCAATGACATCGCGCTGCGTGGCCAATTGCAGTATGACTTTTCGGATCGCTGGAGCGCGCGTTTAATTGCGGGTTGGTTAGAGCGCGACATGAATGCCATGGCGGCCGATATGTATTACAGCGCCAAAACCCGCGAGATGATCAGTGAGGCGGGTTATGACATTAGCAATAACGATCCCCTCGATCACGTAGTGGAACACAATTTGAAACCGCTTATTGTGCAGGATTCCAGCGATATTATTTTGAATGTGCAATACGGCGGCGACGGTTACAGCTTTACCTCTATTTCAAGCTTTGACACATACGACTCTGAAAAATACATGTATAACGTCGAGCTTATGCCGATCAATATCGCCAGTAATTTCGACAAGCACGCGGGCGACTCTATTTCCCAAGAGTTCCGTATCGCGTCTGAAGGCAGCGATAGCCTGCGTTGGATGACAGGGGTGTATTATTATTACAACGACTTTCAGCGCGGTGATTGGGATCAGCCCTTCTTGCGCATGGAAGATCAGGTTGAAGAATACGGTACGATTGTAGCGAAATATTTTGTGGCCGCAGCGCTGCCTGTTCCGCTGCCATTGCCGGTAGGGTCTCCCGCCCAGGTGCCGATATTAGGGGTTGACGGCGACGAAGCCTTTTACCGTGCGGAGCAGCAGACCACCAGTTACGGTGTATTTGCTCAAGCCGACTTTGACCTCAGCGAAAAATGGAATCTCAGTCTAGGGCTGCGTTATTCCGAGGAAGAAAAAGACGGTTATATCGCGACCTACAATACCGCAGCCAACGGTTGCTCGGCACCTTTCGATACGAATCCCGTGTGTTCCGTCGCCCCAAATGTTGATCCCTATGGCTCAACGCAAAGCTGGTCGGCAACGACGGGTAAAACCAGCCTCAGTTATTTTGCTAGCCCGGATATTATGTTGTACCTAACATACTCAACAGGGTTTAAAGCGGGCGGCTTTAATTTGGAGTCGGGAACGGTTCCGCCAGAACTGCGCGACTTTGATTCTGAAGAAGTACAGAACTTTGAGTTTGGCTGGAAAGCAGAATTTTGGGACCAGCGTGCGCGGCTTAACGGTGCGCTATTTCATACCATTTATGATGGCCAGCAGAATGCCTCTTTTGTTGGCTTAAGTTTTGTGGTGAACAGTGCGGACCAGGTTATTATGGATGGCGCTGAGGTCGAAGGTTTACTGTTGCTATCTGATCGCTTCACTTTAAGCATAAGTGCCACTGCACTAGATGTTGTTTACAAGAGCTACGACGGTGGGCAATGCTATTACGGCCGCGAACCCGACAATGAATACGCGCAGTGTGACCTCAGTGGGGAGAAGCTGCCGTTTACCCCGAGCCTCGCTGGTAACGCAGCTCTGCGTTATACCCAGCCGCTGTTTAGCGGCGATCTCTACAGTCGTTTGGCCTATCGTTATCAGGGCTCAACCCACTATATTCCCGATCTTGATCCCCGTCACGAGGAGCCAGCCTACGGCGTTTTTGATGCTCGGCTCGGTTGGCGCAGCGCCAATGTCGATGTCGCCTTGTGGGTGAAGAATTTAACAGATGAACAGTATGCCTCGGCTATCGGTCCGGCCACGTTCCACGCGGTACTCGATGCCAATGTTGGCTCGCCGGAGGGCTCTTATCAAACCTTTTTGGGCGACCCTCGCAGCGTCGGTATGACTCTGCGTTTAAATTATTAG
- a CDS encoding lyase, translated as MNKILWAGLCMVLAGHALAKDLIVTDDSGEGLATVMVTRVLAQKPKLILADEGYPADGVSNQSAVENTRFSDANGMLNFPDTGIAYDYRFRKPGFKDVSLRAAAVAAQLSLGEGLTVQMEREQDRRVLAEQKPSNVWLSQLDIGGGEALRQHFALNCAFCHQQASPFMRVERSAEEWLTVIDCMGGYGARIAGDLRQPLAEGLAAGYHSLNASYETVPEPRPWDSALAGASYTEWPIGDGFSQMHDFILHPNGMVYVGDNLQDRIYEVNPKTGVYTVYTVPHESDDKLGGFLGNRFKAYGKINNYMGVHSFAVSPKDGHIFITPSMQRALLEFDPQTKTFTRHEMTRGFYPHTIRTDEQDRVWFTLALSSQVAMWDRQKKVFSYFDIPARNIKEWLTIKLLPLIFWLDPETRPMPSVDRESSGLPMPYGIDVAPDGRVWFARLYANDFGYIDPETGEVTVIDIEVIGPRRLRVDAENRVWMVAFQAGLLVMYDPQTKILKEYDLPVVSEFPYALNVDRARSVVWVNGNQSDTVMRFDIATETWQVYPMPRRRTFTRDIEIAEDGSVYTSNSHFPSWQIEDAQPTLIHITPYPQ; from the coding sequence ATGAATAAAATCTTGTGGGCAGGGCTGTGCATGGTGCTGGCGGGACACGCGCTGGCGAAGGACCTGATAGTGACTGATGACTCTGGCGAAGGATTGGCTACGGTAATGGTTACCCGGGTATTGGCGCAAAAGCCGAAGCTGATCTTGGCTGATGAGGGTTATCCCGCCGACGGTGTCAGTAATCAGTCTGCTGTCGAAAATACCCGCTTTAGCGATGCCAATGGCATGCTAAATTTTCCTGATACTGGCATTGCCTATGATTATCGCTTTCGCAAGCCTGGCTTTAAAGATGTTAGCTTGCGCGCGGCAGCGGTCGCTGCACAGTTGTCTTTGGGTGAAGGCCTGACGGTGCAGATGGAGCGTGAGCAGGATCGCCGAGTGCTGGCAGAACAAAAGCCGTCGAATGTGTGGTTGTCTCAGCTTGATATCGGTGGTGGCGAGGCCTTACGACAACATTTCGCCTTAAATTGTGCGTTTTGCCATCAACAGGCCTCGCCGTTTATGCGGGTTGAACGCAGCGCTGAAGAGTGGTTGACCGTTATTGATTGCATGGGTGGTTATGGTGCTCGTATTGCTGGTGACTTGCGCCAGCCTTTGGCGGAGGGTTTGGCCGCGGGTTACCACAGTTTAAACGCGAGCTATGAAACGGTGCCAGAGCCCCGGCCCTGGGATTCGGCCCTGGCTGGAGCGAGTTATACCGAGTGGCCGATTGGTGACGGTTTCTCCCAAATGCATGACTTTATTCTGCATCCCAATGGCATGGTGTACGTAGGCGATAATCTTCAAGACCGCATTTATGAAGTGAATCCCAAAACGGGTGTATACACGGTGTACACGGTGCCCCATGAGTCCGACGACAAGCTTGGCGGATTCTTAGGAAATCGCTTCAAAGCTTACGGCAAAATTAATAATTATATGGGGGTGCACTCATTTGCCGTGTCGCCTAAAGATGGCCATATTTTTATCACGCCGTCGATGCAGCGAGCCTTGTTGGAATTTGACCCCCAGACCAAAACCTTTACCCGTCACGAAATGACTCGGGGCTTTTATCCCCATACTATTCGTACCGACGAGCAAGACCGAGTGTGGTTTACCCTCGCGCTGTCGTCCCAAGTAGCGATGTGGGATCGTCAAAAAAAGGTATTTAGCTATTTCGATATCCCCGCTCGCAATATTAAAGAGTGGCTGACCATTAAGCTTCTGCCGCTGATATTTTGGCTGGACCCAGAGACGCGTCCTATGCCCTCAGTCGATCGTGAGTCTAGCGGGCTGCCTATGCCGTACGGTATCGATGTCGCGCCAGACGGACGGGTCTGGTTTGCGCGGCTATATGCCAATGATTTCGGTTATATCGATCCTGAAACGGGCGAAGTCACGGTAATTGATATTGAAGTGATTGGTCCGCGCCGCCTGCGGGTAGATGCCGAGAACCGCGTGTGGATGGTGGCGTTTCAGGCTGGTTTGTTAGTTATGTACGACCCGCAAACTAAAATTCTAAAGGAATATGATTTACCCGTTGTTAGCGAATTTCCCTATGCATTGAATGTGGATAGGGCGCGCAGCGTAGTGTGGGTTAACGGTAATCAGTCAGACACAGTTATGCGCTTTGATATCGCGACTGAGACTTGGCAGGTTTACCCAATGCCGCGCCGTCGCACATTTACACGAGATATTGAAATCGCTGAAGACGGCTCGGTATATACCTCGAACTCGCATTTTCCAAGCTGGCAAATAGAAGATGCTCAGCCTACCTTGATTCACATTACGCCTTACCCGCAATGA
- a CDS encoding pyrroloquinoline quinone-dependent dehydrogenase, with amino-acid sequence MKIPRAILLLGACAVTLPVAAQDWSYYRGDQGGSGFSAHQQISSDNVEGLAVAWQYRSGEAETFAEQLPRSALETTPILLPEAAGGHLVFCTAFNQVIALNPETGVERWRFDPKISLAGDRPFKCRGVSWWADSANDGELCGQRIFTATHDRRLIALDARNGKLCAGFGNKGTVKLYTDEEGFVPGDIGSVSPPVVINNTIIVGSAVVDFVRAHTPRGTVKAFDARSGALRWQFEPIPLDATAPNAGQWPVDAVAASGGANAWAPLSVDEARDLVFIPTGAPSPDYYGALRPGDNRYANSLVVLRGSTGEMVWNFQFVHHDVWDYDTPAQPMLIDLQRSGKSIPAVVQLTKQGFVFVFHRETGEPLFPILEKPVPQLAVVGEHLSPTQPVSTELPLLLNHNLNAESAWGLTPWDRGACAEKIAGLNNQGLFTALTESPTLMLPGSLGGANWGGGVFWPERQQLVINVNTAPFVGYLKPTSSAETGEHLPPAGKTMRITMAGTPYTVVVESLLSPLGIPCSEPPWGKLMAIDLAKGEVLWQKPLGSVHEMAPLPLPFDINWGTPNLGGALMTAGNLVFIGATMDRRFRAFSAASGEMLWQHTLPVDATASPMTYQRGGRQYVVIAAGGHHMYQRSMGDYIIAFALPAKSN; translated from the coding sequence ATGAAAATACCGCGCGCGATACTGCTGCTGGGCGCCTGCGCAGTTACTTTGCCAGTAGCTGCGCAGGACTGGTCTTATTATCGGGGAGATCAAGGGGGCTCAGGTTTCTCTGCGCATCAGCAAATTAGTAGCGACAATGTCGAGGGCTTGGCAGTGGCCTGGCAGTATCGTAGCGGCGAGGCGGAGACATTTGCCGAACAGTTGCCGCGCAGCGCCTTAGAAACCACGCCGATATTATTGCCAGAGGCCGCGGGTGGGCATTTGGTGTTCTGCACAGCGTTCAATCAGGTAATCGCTCTTAATCCAGAAACCGGCGTTGAACGCTGGCGATTTGATCCTAAAATCTCGCTGGCCGGTGATCGCCCGTTTAAGTGTCGTGGCGTGAGTTGGTGGGCCGATTCTGCTAATGATGGTGAACTGTGCGGTCAGCGTATATTCACCGCAACCCATGATCGCCGTTTGATTGCCCTCGATGCTCGCAATGGCAAATTGTGTGCAGGCTTTGGTAATAAGGGCACGGTAAAACTGTATACCGATGAAGAGGGTTTTGTTCCCGGTGATATCGGCAGCGTGTCGCCACCGGTGGTGATAAATAACACCATCATTGTGGGGTCGGCGGTGGTGGATTTTGTTCGCGCCCACACCCCGCGCGGCACGGTAAAGGCCTTTGACGCTCGCAGCGGAGCGCTGCGCTGGCAATTTGAACCCATCCCTTTAGATGCAACCGCGCCGAACGCCGGGCAGTGGCCTGTCGATGCCGTTGCTGCCTCTGGTGGCGCAAACGCCTGGGCGCCATTATCGGTGGATGAAGCGCGGGATCTGGTCTTTATTCCTACCGGCGCGCCATCGCCAGATTATTACGGCGCGCTTCGCCCTGGCGATAATCGCTATGCGAACTCGCTGGTAGTATTGCGCGGTAGCACCGGCGAAATGGTGTGGAATTTTCAGTTTGTGCATCACGATGTTTGGGATTACGACACCCCCGCGCAGCCGATGTTGATCGATTTACAACGCAGTGGCAAATCGATTCCTGCGGTTGTGCAGCTAACTAAGCAGGGTTTTGTTTTTGTGTTTCATCGGGAGACCGGTGAGCCATTATTCCCCATTCTTGAAAAGCCTGTGCCTCAGTTGGCGGTGGTGGGTGAACATTTGTCACCTACTCAGCCAGTGTCCACTGAACTGCCCTTATTATTGAATCACAATTTAAATGCCGAAAGCGCTTGGGGGTTGACGCCTTGGGATCGCGGTGCCTGCGCGGAAAAAATTGCGGGTTTGAATAATCAGGGCTTGTTTACCGCATTGACCGAGAGCCCCACGCTAATGCTGCCAGGTAGTCTTGGTGGTGCGAATTGGGGCGGCGGGGTATTTTGGCCGGAACGCCAGCAACTGGTAATTAATGTAAATACCGCGCCGTTTGTAGGATATTTAAAACCCACTAGCAGCGCCGAAACGGGAGAGCATTTACCGCCCGCAGGTAAAACCATGCGTATTACCATGGCAGGCACGCCCTATACCGTGGTGGTTGAGAGTCTGCTGTCGCCACTGGGAATTCCCTGTAGTGAACCGCCGTGGGGAAAATTAATGGCGATCGATTTAGCCAAGGGCGAAGTGCTGTGGCAAAAGCCCTTGGGGTCAGTTCATGAGATGGCGCCCCTGCCGCTGCCCTTCGACATTAATTGGGGCACACCGAATTTGGGTGGCGCGCTAATGACGGCGGGCAACCTGGTGTTTATCGGCGCAACGATGGATCGGCGCTTCCGAGCGTTTTCGGCTGCCAGCGGTGAAATGCTATGGCAGCACACCTTGCCCGTCGATGCGACTGCATCGCCAATGACCTACCAGCGGGGCGGTCGACAATATGTGGTAATTGCGGCTGGGGGGCATCATATGTATCAGCGGTCGATGGGTGATTATATTATTGCGTTTGCTTTGCCTGCTAAGTCTAATTAG
- a CDS encoding ISL3 family transposase, with amino-acid sequence MSHAGRIIGIPGLEIERVVRRKGIEVWAKPVHRPPCKHCQGNGLRIKATHLRTVKHTRQGNQVMTLHLRVPKYHCQECKRYFRHAFTGIRPRFRASEAYRLEVFEAHDGGVTQRKLSRTHQISPATVERWYQHHIKQKRSEGDRRYCPRVLGIDEHFFTRKKGYATTLTDLKNHKVFDVQLGRSELSLRRYLKALEGRERVQVVVMDLSETYRSIARRYFPNAAIVADRFHVVRLINQHFLSVWKQHDPEGRKNRGLISLMRRHQWNLRDEQHANLMQYLAEYPVLQALYVAKQRLIRFVLLKTLTRKKASIKLPVFMKLLDELAESPLRALANTLRSWLKPIVAMWRFSKSNGITEGFHNKMEMMTRRAYGFRNFENYRMRVLAHCGWDGVINRV; translated from the coding sequence ATGTCCCACGCAGGAAGAATTATAGGCATACCTGGCCTTGAGATTGAACGGGTAGTCCGCAGGAAAGGGATCGAAGTCTGGGCAAAGCCTGTGCACAGGCCGCCTTGTAAGCATTGTCAGGGCAATGGCCTGAGGATTAAAGCCACGCATCTCAGGACGGTGAAGCACACTCGTCAGGGGAATCAAGTGATGACCTTGCACCTTCGAGTACCCAAGTACCATTGCCAGGAGTGTAAGCGCTATTTTCGTCACGCCTTTACCGGTATTCGTCCGCGTTTTCGCGCTTCAGAAGCCTATCGACTGGAAGTGTTCGAAGCCCACGATGGCGGTGTAACGCAGCGCAAGTTGTCTCGAACCCATCAAATCAGCCCAGCGACGGTAGAGCGTTGGTATCAGCACCATATTAAGCAAAAGCGTTCCGAGGGGGATCGCCGATATTGCCCTCGCGTATTAGGGATAGATGAGCATTTCTTTACCCGTAAAAAGGGTTATGCGACCACGCTTACCGACCTCAAGAATCACAAAGTGTTTGATGTCCAACTAGGACGATCAGAATTGAGTTTGCGCCGCTATTTAAAGGCCCTTGAGGGACGAGAGCGCGTTCAGGTTGTGGTGATGGATCTCTCGGAAACGTACCGCAGCATTGCCCGCCGCTACTTTCCCAATGCCGCGATCGTGGCTGACCGATTCCATGTGGTCAGGCTTATTAACCAGCACTTTTTAAGTGTCTGGAAGCAGCATGATCCTGAGGGCAGAAAGAACCGCGGTTTGATCAGTTTAATGCGTCGCCATCAATGGAATTTGCGGGATGAGCAGCACGCCAACCTTATGCAGTATTTGGCTGAGTACCCAGTGCTGCAAGCACTGTATGTGGCCAAGCAACGATTAATCCGATTTGTGTTGCTCAAGACCCTGACGCGCAAGAAAGCCAGCATCAAGTTGCCGGTATTCATGAAATTGCTTGATGAGCTAGCTGAGAGCCCGCTACGAGCGCTAGCTAACACATTGCGCTCCTGGTTGAAGCCCATTGTGGCCATGTGGCGATTTAGTAAAAGTAACGGAATAACTGAGGGCTTCCACAACAAAATGGAAATGATGACACGACGAGCGTATGGTTTTAGAAACTTTGAAAATTACAGGATGAGAGTGCTGGCCCACTGCGGGTGGGACGGAGTGATTAACAGGGTTTGA
- the rnr gene encoding ribonuclease R produces the protein MAKRRNIPDPHAEREASNYENPVPSREYILEQLKESEKGISQAQLRRQLEIEGEEQEEGLRRRIKAMLRDGQIIEGRRGQLRAISGGDSMVGKVIGHRDGFGFVSIDGESEDVYLANRQMQQVFDGDTVKVEVTGVDQRGRREGVIVEVVEHNTQQLVGKLMMHRGLPQVVPENTRIQNWLALEDNDVATAKEGDYVMVELTQQPGQRQQARGRITEVLGDRRTVGVATELAIRSHDIPFEWPEAVEEEARRFGSEPAEADKAHRVDLRQLPLVTIDGEDARDFDDAVYCEPKKTGGYRLWVAIADVSHYVQVGSALDQEAHKRATSVYFPDRVVPMLPEALSNGLCSLKPDVDRLTMVCEMTISASGKLSGYVFYEGLIRSHARLTYNEVGALLELEGVDPKHNTGRNAHLLPQLRYLHDLYKVLRKARSERGAIDFETVETRIVFDDEKRIEAIVPIRRHDAHKLIEECMLCANVATARALDRSGLEALYRVHSGPSEQKLTNLREFLGEIGLSLQGGEEPSPKDYQMLLSNLGERPDAAVIQTMMLRSLSQAVYHPENEGHFGLHYAGYTHFTSPIRRYPDLLVHRALRYLVRSGGGEAPACFHKVGDAPNIDRKKIYPYDLEALIAQGGNSSVAERRADEASRDVMAFLKCEFLQDHVGSEHEGIITAVTGFGMFVELQDLYIEGLVHITALPQDFYQFDQAHQRLIGERTRRVFQLGDALKVQVLAVNLDQRKIDLGVLAGDDIGKKAAFDTAKPASDGPKRQRRKPGQSRGRNTEPKAAADSPRRRKPDASAPAAKSAPRKKRQVVAPVVADVPVAVPKKTSVREALAKGLKGLMPTKAKASAKPKAAFKSVGAKAAEAKAAAEAKPKAQPRRSRSGAKSAAPSDTPKKSGGKPKSGAPRTRRSR, from the coding sequence ATGGCTAAACGCCGAAATATCCCCGATCCCCACGCTGAACGTGAGGCCTCGAACTACGAAAACCCGGTTCCCAGCCGTGAATATATCCTCGAACAGTTGAAAGAAAGCGAGAAGGGCATTAGCCAGGCGCAGCTGCGCCGCCAGCTTGAGATTGAAGGTGAGGAGCAGGAAGAAGGTCTGCGCCGCCGAATTAAGGCGATGTTGCGTGATGGCCAAATTATAGAAGGTCGTCGCGGCCAATTGCGCGCTATTAGTGGCGGCGACAGCATGGTCGGTAAGGTTATCGGCCATCGTGACGGCTTCGGTTTTGTTAGTATTGATGGTGAGTCTGAAGACGTGTATCTGGCTAATCGCCAGATGCAGCAGGTTTTTGATGGTGATACTGTCAAGGTTGAAGTGACTGGTGTCGATCAGCGCGGCCGCCGTGAAGGCGTGATTGTTGAAGTGGTTGAGCATAATACCCAGCAGCTTGTGGGTAAGTTAATGATGCACCGTGGCCTGCCTCAGGTAGTTCCTGAGAATACACGCATCCAGAATTGGTTGGCACTTGAGGATAACGACGTCGCGACCGCCAAAGAAGGCGATTACGTGATGGTTGAACTGACTCAGCAACCCGGTCAGCGTCAACAGGCGCGGGGCCGTATTACTGAAGTGCTGGGTGATCGCCGTACGGTTGGTGTGGCCACCGAGTTGGCGATCCGCAGCCATGATATTCCCTTTGAGTGGCCGGAGGCCGTTGAAGAAGAGGCGCGGCGCTTTGGTTCTGAACCCGCCGAGGCGGACAAAGCACATAGAGTCGATTTGCGCCAATTGCCGCTGGTCACTATCGACGGCGAAGATGCGCGAGATTTTGATGACGCGGTGTACTGCGAGCCCAAGAAAACTGGCGGCTACCGTCTGTGGGTGGCTATTGCCGATGTTTCTCATTATGTGCAAGTGGGTTCAGCCCTTGATCAAGAGGCGCATAAGCGCGCTACCTCGGTGTATTTCCCCGACCGCGTGGTGCCGATGTTGCCCGAGGCCTTGTCCAATGGCCTTTGCTCGCTAAAGCCCGATGTAGACCGTTTGACGATGGTTTGTGAAATGACCATTAGCGCCAGCGGCAAGCTGAGTGGCTATGTGTTTTATGAAGGTTTAATTCGCTCTCATGCCCGTTTAACCTATAACGAGGTGGGTGCACTGTTGGAGCTTGAGGGTGTTGATCCTAAGCACAACACGGGGCGCAATGCGCATTTATTGCCCCAGCTGCGTTATTTACACGACCTTTACAAAGTGCTGCGCAAAGCGCGGTCTGAACGCGGTGCCATCGACTTTGAAACCGTGGAAACGCGGATCGTGTTTGACGATGAGAAGCGCATTGAAGCAATTGTGCCGATCCGTCGTCACGATGCTCACAAGCTGATTGAAGAGTGCATGTTGTGTGCGAATGTCGCGACCGCTAGAGCGCTAGATCGCTCTGGGCTGGAAGCCTTGTACCGCGTGCACAGCGGTCCGTCAGAACAGAAGTTAACGAATTTGCGAGAATTCCTCGGCGAGATCGGTTTGAGTTTGCAGGGTGGCGAAGAGCCTAGCCCTAAAGATTATCAAATGCTGTTGTCGAATCTGGGTGAGCGTCCAGATGCTGCGGTAATTCAAACCATGATGCTGCGCTCTTTAAGTCAGGCGGTTTACCACCCAGAGAACGAAGGTCATTTTGGTCTGCACTATGCAGGCTATACCCATTTTACCTCGCCGATTCGACGCTACCCAGATTTGCTAGTGCATCGCGCATTGCGCTATTTGGTGCGCAGTGGTGGTGGCGAGGCGCCAGCGTGCTTCCATAAAGTAGGCGATGCACCAAACATTGATCGTAAAAAAATCTATCCCTATGATCTGGAGGCCCTTATTGCCCAGGGCGGGAATTCGTCGGTCGCTGAGCGCCGAGCAGATGAGGCCAGTCGCGATGTAATGGCTTTTTTGAAATGCGAATTCTTACAAGACCATGTCGGCAGTGAGCACGAAGGTATTATTACTGCCGTGACGGGTTTCGGCATGTTTGTCGAGTTGCAAGATCTCTATATAGAAGGTTTGGTGCACATCACCGCTTTGCCCCAAGATTTCTATCAGTTTGACCAAGCTCATCAGCGTTTGATTGGCGAGCGGACGCGTCGCGTTTTCCAGCTGGGTGATGCCTTGAAGGTGCAAGTGTTGGCCGTTAACCTCGATCAGCGGAAAATCGATCTTGGTGTGTTGGCGGGCGATGACATCGGTAAAAAGGCTGCTTTTGACACGGCTAAGCCCGCTAGTGATGGGCCTAAGCGCCAGCGTCGCAAGCCAGGCCAAAGTCGCGGTCGGAATACTGAGCCAAAAGCCGCTGCCGACTCACCTCGTCGTCGCAAGCCCGACGCTAGCGCACCTGCAGCAAAGTCTGCGCCGCGTAAAAAGCGCCAAGTCGTTGCGCCTGTTGTCGCTGATGTGCCGGTTGCCGTGCCGAAAAAGACCTCGGTTCGCGAGGCCCTGGCGAAGGGGTTAAAAGGCTTGATGCCAACTAAGGCCAAGGCCTCGGCTAAGCCCAAGGCGGCATTTAAGTCTGTAGGAGCTAAGGCGGCAGAAGCAAAAGCTGCTGCA